A DNA window from Drosophila virilis strain 15010-1051.87 chromosome 4, Dvir_AGI_RSII-ME, whole genome shotgun sequence contains the following coding sequences:
- the LOC6634156 gene encoding uncharacterized protein — protein sequence MEKVNNQETGQSRRDTDPLAQSSSSTQQQASPIESKQSITILLEERENHELPRKTQSDSSLEHSQTSLLNLAKRMRRTSSEQLSRSRLDQVNAPDPDLSLPATCSTAGCVLAARCNSSACTIGSAELTVTDSQSSGYTTESSYQTATAGSNYSLSSTSYVSQQRPYPGNYLHEIHVAVEANATDAHVQAIRDDLRNLLCNEVALIHEASGGNRRAIYLIAYQYM from the coding sequence ATGGAAAAGGTGAATAATCAGGAAACTGGGCAATCGCGCAGAGACACAGATCCATTGGCACAGAGTTCTTCGTCGACCCAACAGCAGGCTTCTCCCATCGAGTCCAAGCAGTCGATCACTATTTTACTGGAAGAACGGGAAAATCACGAATTGCCGCGCAAAACCCAGTCGGACAGCAGCCTCGAGCACAGTCAGACCTCCCTGTTGAATCTGGCGAAACGCATGCGGCGCACCAGCTCCGAACAATTATCGAGAAGTCGACTGGATCAAGTAAATGCTCCGGACCCTGATCTATCGCTGCCGGCAACGTGCTCGACAGCAGGTTGCGTTCTGGCGGCAAGATGCAACAGCAGTGCCTGCACGATTGGAAGCGCAGAGCTGACAGTAACTGACTCACAGTCCTCGGGATATACCACGGAAAGCAGCTACCAGACGGCCACGGCCGGCAGCAACTATAGCCTGAGCAGCACGTCCTACGTGAGCCAGCAGCGGCCCTATCCGGGCAACTATCTGCACGAAATCCATGTGGCCGTGGAGGCGAACGCAACGGATGCACACGTCCAGGCCATACGCGACGACCTGCGCAACCTGCTCTGCAACGAGGTGGCGCTCATTCACGAGGCATCCGGCGGGAACAGGCGAGCGATATATCTAATTGCCTATCAGTACATGTAG
- the LOC26530749 gene encoding uncharacterized protein, with the protein MSDVDWAAYNAFRCDLAKVHKTFSSCTQTEFTEEVGTITELSLGCKFLGGAVPRKILAPARDNNGKGE; encoded by the coding sequence ATGTCCGATGTCGATTGGGCTGCCTACAACGCTTTTCGCTGCGATCTGGCAAAAGTGCATAAGACTTTCAGTTCCTGCACTCAGACGGAGTTCACTGAGGAGGTTGGCACAATAACCGAGCTTTCGCTGGGCTGCAAATTCTTGGGCGGAGCCGTGCCCCGGAAGATCTTGGCCCCCGCCCGGGATAACAATGGAAAAGGTGAATAA